The following proteins come from a genomic window of Salminus brasiliensis chromosome 15, fSalBra1.hap2, whole genome shotgun sequence:
- the LOC140535573 gene encoding polymeric immunoglobulin receptor-like: MTVKILLFFTLYLMSVGGGASREVAGYPGGGVLIKCKYERSYTSNKKYFCKGSWTNCADQIKTGVSNEWKNTGRFSLFDNTSAAEFWVLIRELTVEDSGTYWCAVDIEMWPDDHTPVELKIKEDRDQEKSITVNGHVGESVNISCKYPRSSSSKPKFLCRRVGSTDCNYKASVKESRRWIKEGKISLCDDRAQQTFTVSIDNLTNEDSGEYWCGAESDWESDHGYKVYITQINLRVTASVKLTPLSTMSDKLREDGHISQEIDELQQKPAMESIVNTIYAEADRNTALVYSPINGTTELTTFCTTTHP, from the exons ATGACTGTgaagatcctcctcttcttcaccctcTACCTGATGTCAG TAGGTGGAGGGGCCTCCAGGGAAGTGGCAGGATATCCAGGAGGAGGAGTTCTCATCAAGTGTAAATATGAGAGAAGCTACACATCAAATAAAAAGTACTTCTGTAAGGGTTCATGGACAAACTGTGCTGATCAGATCAAGACAGGAGTTAGTAATGAGTGGAAAAATACAGGAAGATTCTCACTGTTTGATAACACCAGCGCTGCAGAGTTCTGGGTGTTGATCAGAGAGCTCACTGTGGAGGACTCTGGAACGTACTGGTGTGCAGTTGATATAGAGATGTGGCCTGATGATCACACACCAGTGGAACTGAAGATAAAGGAAG ATCGAGACCAAGAGAAGAGCATCACTGTGAATGGTCATGTAGGAGAAAGTGTGAACATCAGCTGCAAATACCCACGATCCTCCAGCAGTAAgcccaagtttctctgcaggagAGTGGGCTCTACTGACTGTAATTATAAAGCATCTGTTAAAGAGAGCAGAAGATGGATAAAGGAGGGGAAAATCTCTCTGTGTGATGACCGAGCACAGCAGACCTTCACTGTGTCCATCGACAACCTGACCAATGAGGATTCTGGTGAATACTGGTGTGGAGCTGAATCAGACTGGGAATCTGATCATGGCTACAAGGTTTATATCACACAGATCAACCTCAGAGTTACTG CCTCAGTCAAGTTGACGCCTCTAAGTACAATGTCGGACAAACTAAGAGAG GATGGCCACATCTCTCAGGAGATTGACGAGCTACAGCAGAAGCCTGCTATGGAATCCATAGTCAACACAATCTATGCTGAAGCTGATAGAAACACTGCACTAGTCTACTCCCCCATCAATGGAACCACTGAATTGACTACATTCTGCACCACCACCCATCCTTAG